Proteins encoded by one window of Xanthomonas sp. DAR 80977:
- a CDS encoding RHS repeat domain-containing protein has product MDLNIGGLMRCKIALVLLPFAGVIFLSDAVAQNYVKTENISYSDSPSKWILGLTTRLVVNGVVVDEIAYNNYGQPSEIRKFGKIQQSLTYNADGTLASAKDGGGNVTNMSSWKLGIPQSIKYQNGTTQSADVDDRGWIKSITDENGYVTTYGYDAMGRLASIAYPSDDSATWNITAQAFERVSAAEYGLPAGHWRQTVATGNARKLTYYDALWRPLVTREYDAGNEGGTQRFQRFAYDHEGRVTFSSYPGSSDALSTGVWTSYDALGRKTSVSQDSELGTLTTLTEYLPGNQTRVTDPRGNKTLTGYQVFDQPDYKTPVWIQHPEGAYTDINRDVFGKPLSIRRRDANGAVSVTRSYVYDSYQQLCKTVEPETGATANGYDAAGNLVWTAAGLSLPSTSACDADAAYASGRRIDRSYDMRNRIKALSFPDGNGNQAWSYWPDGAVKQITTINNGVATYNSYAYNKRRLLIAESQGQADGETWALGYAYDANGNLAAHRYPSGQTVDYAPNALGQPTKAGSYATGVSYYPNGAIKQFTYGNGIVHTLTQNARQLPDTSQDAYGGTAFLSDGYDYDANGNVAAISDGATGRGGRGNRDMTYDGLDRLISAKSAMFGSTPATYSYDVLDNLTHVVAPGRDHYYCYDANWQLTNVKAGSCGGSTVIGMSYDPQGNLSNKNGQAFVFDYGNRLRRATGKESYRYDGNGRRTLATQSAGNIGSLYDQAGALRYQKNQRQSKATDYVMLGGSLVAEVDWPFGQTAAVKDYVNWTAVGGATRYVMEESVDGVTWTSVYEGADPSWTSLARPSGTYSYRVSACTSDGACSAVANVTHTQGPAFDIVPILYQLLLN; this is encoded by the coding sequence ATGGATCTGAATATTGGGGGGCTTATGAGGTGTAAAATAGCTCTGGTTTTGTTGCCTTTCGCAGGTGTTATTTTTTTAAGTGACGCTGTGGCTCAAAACTATGTAAAAACGGAAAACATTTCGTATTCGGATAGTCCATCAAAGTGGATTTTGGGCTTAACCACTCGGCTCGTTGTCAATGGCGTAGTAGTGGATGAGATCGCATACAATAATTATGGTCAGCCAAGTGAGATTAGGAAATTTGGAAAAATTCAGCAGTCTTTGACATACAACGCTGATGGCACATTGGCTAGCGCGAAGGATGGCGGCGGAAATGTGACGAATATGTCTTCATGGAAGCTTGGAATTCCTCAGTCGATTAAATATCAAAATGGGACAACACAATCGGCAGATGTAGATGACAGGGGTTGGATAAAGTCAATTACTGACGAAAATGGCTATGTGACCACTTATGGTTACGACGCCATGGGTCGGTTAGCTAGCATCGCGTATCCAAGCGATGACAGTGCGACCTGGAATATTACTGCGCAGGCGTTCGAGCGGGTCTCAGCGGCGGAGTATGGGCTACCGGCCGGACACTGGAGGCAGACTGTAGCTACCGGCAATGCACGCAAGCTAACCTACTACGATGCGCTGTGGCGACCGCTTGTCACTCGAGAATACGATGCCGGCAATGAGGGGGGGACTCAGCGCTTCCAGCGTTTTGCTTACGACCATGAGGGACGAGTCACCTTCTCCTCTTACCCTGGTAGCAGCGATGCACTCAGTACCGGCGTTTGGACCAGCTACGATGCATTGGGTCGGAAGACCTCGGTGTCCCAGGATTCCGAGCTGGGCACGTTGACGACGCTGACCGAATACCTGCCGGGCAACCAGACGCGCGTCACCGATCCGCGTGGCAACAAGACGCTGACCGGCTACCAGGTCTTCGATCAGCCCGATTACAAAACGCCGGTCTGGATCCAGCATCCCGAAGGCGCCTACACCGACATCAACCGCGACGTCTTCGGTAAACCGCTGTCCATCCGCCGCCGCGACGCCAATGGTGCGGTGTCGGTGACCCGCAGCTATGTCTACGACAGCTATCAGCAGCTATGCAAAACGGTTGAGCCGGAAACCGGAGCGACCGCGAACGGTTACGACGCGGCAGGCAATCTCGTCTGGACCGCGGCCGGCCTGTCCTTGCCTAGTACCTCTGCATGCGATGCGGATGCTGCCTATGCGTCCGGCCGCCGCATTGATCGCAGCTACGACATGCGCAACCGGATCAAGGCGCTGAGCTTCCCCGATGGCAACGGCAACCAGGCCTGGAGCTATTGGCCGGATGGGGCGGTCAAGCAGATCACGACCATCAACAACGGCGTCGCCACCTACAACAGCTATGCCTACAACAAGCGCCGGCTGCTGATCGCCGAAAGCCAGGGCCAGGCCGACGGCGAAACCTGGGCGCTGGGCTATGCCTACGACGCCAACGGCAATCTTGCCGCGCACCGCTACCCATCGGGACAGACGGTGGACTATGCGCCCAATGCGCTGGGCCAGCCTACCAAGGCCGGCAGCTATGCCACCGGCGTGAGCTACTACCCGAACGGAGCGATCAAGCAGTTCACCTACGGCAACGGCATCGTCCACACCCTGACACAGAACGCGCGGCAGTTGCCGGACACCAGCCAGGATGCCTACGGTGGCACCGCGTTCCTCAGCGACGGCTACGACTATGACGCCAACGGCAACGTCGCCGCTATCAGCGACGGCGCTACGGGGCGTGGTGGCCGAGGCAACCGCGATATGACCTACGACGGCTTGGATCGCCTGATATCCGCCAAGTCGGCTATGTTCGGCTCCACGCCGGCCACCTACAGCTACGACGTCCTCGACAACCTGACCCACGTCGTTGCTCCGGGCCGCGATCACTACTACTGCTACGACGCCAACTGGCAGCTCACCAACGTCAAGGCCGGCAGTTGCGGCGGCAGCACGGTCATCGGCATGAGTTACGACCCGCAGGGCAATCTCAGCAACAAGAATGGCCAAGCGTTCGTGTTCGACTACGGCAATCGCCTGCGCCGGGCGACGGGCAAAGAGAGCTACCGTTACGACGGCAATGGTCGCCGCACACTGGCCACGCAGAGCGCCGGCAATATCGGTTCGCTATACGATCAGGCGGGCGCATTGCGCTATCAAAAGAACCAACGCCAGTCAAAGGCAACCGATTACGTCATGTTGGGCGGTAGCCTGGTGGCCGAGGTCGATTGGCCGTTCGGACAAACGGCGGCGGTCAAGGACTATGTGAACTGGACGGCGGTCGGCGGTGCGACGCGCTACGTGATGGAAGAGAGCGTGGATGGCGTGACGTGGACATCCGTTTATGAAGGCGCCGATCCCAGTTGGACATCGCTTGCCAGGCCTTCCGGCACCTACTCGTATCGTGTTTCGGCATGCACGTCGGATGGAGCATGCAGCGCAGTTGCGAACGTGACGCATACGCAGGGACCTGCGTTCGACATCGTGCCTATTCTCTATCAATTGCTGCTTAACTAA